One Setaria viridis chromosome 5, Setaria_viridis_v4.0, whole genome shotgun sequence genomic region harbors:
- the LOC117855772 gene encoding auxin-responsive protein SAUR24, with translation METVVTTTSTSKVGRKSLISRTLQRCKSGLSNGGGSGRASPAGCFSVYVGTERERFVVRAECANHPLFRRLLDDAEREYGYAAQGPLALPGCDVDAFLDVLWQMENDDDDTDGGGGQQFAAAASSPICGLHSGSKGRAAGYRMLSPRSSSPVVSRRR, from the coding sequence ATGGAAACGGTggtgacgacgacgtcgacTAGCAAGGTCGGGAGGAAGAGCCTGATATCAAGAACCCTGCAGCGGTGCAAGTCCGGGCTGAGCAACGGTGGCGGCTCTggccgggcgtcgccggcggggtGCTTCTCGGTGTACGTGGGCACCGAGCGGGAGCGGTTCGTGGTGCGCGCCGAGTGCGCCAACCACCCGCTGTTCCGGCGCCTCCTCGACGACGCCGAGCGCGAGTACGGGTACGCGGCGCAGGGCCCGCTGGCGCTGCCCGGCTGCGACGTCGACGCCTTCCTCGACGTGCTGTGGCAGATGgagaacgacgacgacgacaccgacggcggcggcggtcagcagttcgccgccgccgcctcgtcgccgatATGCGGCTTGCATAGCGGCAGCAAGGGCCGCGCGGCCGGGTACCGGATGCTGAGCCcgaggtcgtcgtcgccggtggTCAGCAGGAGGAGGTGA
- the LOC117857577 gene encoding uncharacterized protein produces MSAGFNKQILAQKLAKLNSSQQSIETLSHWCVFHHRYCRLVVETWDCEFHASSSERRLSLLYLANDIMQNSRKEGNGYITEFMRVIPAALNEVLTIRDDLGRNVVKRLIDIWEDRKIFDTQGQSLKDEFFRRLKDIRNKLKNPAGELLEKVVSSYKHVLNAPMDEDTLMQKCQAALIDFDELNKAYRNNSFLGSSNQSGFEELQQQHSILRNSIEQLKMSESLRATLIHHLKEALNEQELKVEQVRSQLQAAQSRYKKAGELCRGLGIDVERHQPSNQGLKSSLSETPASIAPDSANTKSFQKGQSSAVLYSQEGNGAEHNAIAANVLTKLAVGAASDKIRDGVLPSRANGGNTAVKIDEHSSGNKRQKLEDDIHTSQPQSESPPPPPPFPHPDAFQPPPPPEYPPDAFQPPPPPPEYPPSPEPSPPPPPTSTPPHIIPPPPPTTMPPQIISPLPPTAGTYAPFPAGPPGPMYGTFPFTPVVNFPMNIPPGFPSPPTPPPAFQGLAGTFYGPPPFPTATPPTDKK; encoded by the exons ATGAGTGCGGGTTTCAACAAGCAGATCTTGGCTCAGAAGCTTGCAAAGCTTAATAGCTCACAGCAGAGCATAGAGA CTTTATCACATTGGTGTGTCTTTCATCATCGTTACTGCCGACTAGTTGTAGAAACATGGGATTGTGAGTTCCATGCTTCTTCTAGTGAGAGGAGGTTATCTTTGCTGTACCTCGCAAATGATATTATGCAGAATAGCAGAAAAGAAGGTAATGGGTATATAACTGAATTCATGAGGGTCATCCCCGCTGCCTTGAATGAAGTGTTGACTATCAGAGATGATCTTGGACGGAATGTCGTAAAAAGACTG ATTGACATATGGGAAGACCGTAAAATATTTGATACTCAGGGACAAAGCCTCAAGGATGAATTTTTTAGGAGGTTAAAGGACATAAGAAACAAGTTG AAAAATCCGGCTGGTGAGCTGCTGGAGAAGGTCGTCTCAAGCTACAAGCATGTCCTGAATGCTCCTATGGATGAGGACACTCTGATGCAAAAGTGCCAAGCTGCTCTTATAGATTTTGATGAACTCAATAAAGCGTACAGAAATAACTCTTTTTTAG GTAGTAGCAATCAATCTGGCTTTGAGGAGCTGCAGCAACAACATAGTATTCTCAGAAACTCCATTGAACAACTCAAAATGTCAGAATCACTCAGGGCCACTCTTATTCATCATTTGAAGGAAGCACTGAATGAGCAG GAGCTCAAAGTGGAACAAGTGAGAAGCCAGCTTCAG GCAGCTCAATCCCGATACAAGAAAGCTGGTGAGCTCTGCCGTGGACTTGGAATTGACGTGGAAAGACATCAGCCATCTAACCAAGGGCTTAAGTCCAGTCTCTCTGAAACACCTGCTTCCATTGCCCCAGATTCAGCTAACACGAAATCTTTTCAGAAGGGACAATCAAGTGCAGTATTGTATTCACAGGAGGGAAATGGTGCTGAGCACAACGCTATAGCAGCTAATGTTTTGACAAAGCTTGCTGTAGGTGCTGCTTCAGACAAGATCCGCGATGGTGTTTTGCCTTCACGAGCCAACGGGGGCAATACTGCAGTGAAAATAGATGAACACTCTTCTGGTAACAAGAGGCAGAAGCTAGAGGATGACATACATACTTCTCAGCCTCAATCAgagtcaccaccaccaccacctccattCCCGCATCCAGACGCATTtcaacctccaccaccacctgagTATCCTCCAGACGCATttcaaccaccaccaccaccacctgagTATCCTCCATCACCAGAGCCtagcccaccaccaccgccaactTCAACACCACCCCATATAATccccccgcctccgccgaccACAATGCCACCCCAAATAATCTCACCTCTACCACCTACAGCTGGTACATATGCACCTTTTCCTGCTGGACCTCCTGGTCCAATGTATGGCACTTTTCCGTTTACTCCTGTGGTCAACTTTCCCATGAACATTCCACCTGGTTTCCCCAGTCCTCCAACCCCACCTCCAGCTTTTCAAGGATTAGCGGGTACATTCTATGGCCCTCCTCCATTCCCCACAGCAACCCCACCAACAGACAAGAAATAA
- the LOC117858761 gene encoding disease resistance protein RPP13 codes for MAETAITTVLAKVAELVAWEAAVLLEVGDDVRLLRDKLEWLHTFIRDADRRRRLRDDEFVAVWVRQTRDVAFEAEDALDDFLHRAGRRGMAPRSRAAAAPGCGVVGWWPRCTGQVALRHDLYGRIRQIKKRLDEISENRAAYNIEHTPAPAWAASCSSATTLAAWDDLEEYTVGLDKYSDMLKEQLLDDAVTARAVVSISGESSIGKTTLARKVYQSPEVRNHFEIRTWTVLPHKCRAADVLRDIHRQMTSQLRRAPSRQASEEGCDGAAARACGPGKDISNQLYKNMAGRRYLVVVDGSIAVSDWNSLRTSLPDDGNGSRVLLITDSAGLEAVGHAGPAYDSVELTRLSPENTYEVFRRRVFGRGDCPGRYKSRYYQDVFRITRGLPLSVVILAGVLRSKELPAEWDEVMAQLAPAREQQHKGGGAGSHNGRRIMSLAFDDLPHHLKSCFLYLAAMRESTPVEAARLVRLWVAEGFVRPRRGSTMEEVGQEYLKQLISRCMVQLVDKDDFGAVQTVVVHDRLHAFAQDEAQEASFVESHDSTDVLAPATVRRLAVLGSTTNRYVQLSNALPKLRSIICDFVEGRNRSGGKCIQGSDLGFLHASKFLRVIDIQGLELKKLPNEIGSMIHIRYLGLQCGDLEKLPTTIGNLVNLQSLILGGRRVLEVTAAFWRIPTLRHVVAPLALPSRALGDLHSLQTLHGVRPCRWYGGDNPLAKAANLRSLELIELTAEHAGALEAALESLDLLAHLVLRGDSLPASVFAVPSLRRLQSLKLLGPVDSPEGPDGAEDARYIRPNLTRLSMWGTMVKQRFVDMLAELPSLAELTLMNDAYDGDRLAFGEAGFRSLHELKLGLPKLEEWAVGAGSMPGLATLTLYRCAKMQMLPEALAGMTELEEVVLYSMLDIVGRIKEGEGQDHHKVKHVPVIQTIY; via the exons ATGGCGGAGACGGCGATCACGACGGTGCTGGCGAAGGTGGCGGAGCTGGTGGcgtgggaggcggcggtgctgctggaGGTAGGCGACGACGTGCGCCTCCTCCGCGACAAGCTCGAGTGGCTCCACACCTTCATCCGCgacgccgaccgccgccgccgcctccgcgacgACGAGTTCGTCGCCGTCTGGGTGCGCCAGACACGGGACGTCGCCTTCGAGGCCGAGGACGCGCTCGACGACTTCCTCCACCGCGCGGGCCGGAGGGGGATGGCTCCTcggagccgcgccgccgccgccccgggcTGCGGCGTCGTCGGTTGGTGGCCACGGTGCACAGGCCAGGTCGCGCTCCGCCACGACCTCTACGGCCGCATCCGGCAGATCAAGAAGCGGCTCGACGAGATCTCCGAAAACCGCGCCGCCTACAACATCGAGCACACGCCCGCGCCGGCCTgggccgcctcctgctcctccgccaccaccctcGCCGCCTG GGACGACCTGGAGGAGTACACGGTTGGCTTGGACAAGTACAGCGACATGCTGAAAGAGCAGCTCCTCGACGACGCCGTGACCGCGCGCGCCGTCGTGTCCATCTCCGGCGAGAGCAGCATCGGCAAGACGACGCTGGCGCGGAAGGTGTACCAGAGCCCCGAGGTCCGCAACCACTTCGAGATCCGCACGTGGACGGTGCTCCCGCACAAGTgccgcgccgccgacgtccTCCGCGACATCCACCGCCAGATGACCTCCCAGCTGCGGCGGGCCCCATCCAGGCAGGCCTCCGAAGAAGGctgcgacggcgccgccgccagggcgtGCGGGCCCGGGAAAGACATCAGCAACCAGCTGTACAAGAACATGGCGGGGCGGCGGTACCTCGTCGTCGTTGACGGCAGCATCGCCGTCAGCGACTGGAACAGCCTCCGAACCTCGCTCCCCGACGACGGCAACGGCAGCAGGGTGCTCCTGATCACGGACTCGGCGGGCCTGGAGGCGGTCGGACACGCCGGGCCCGCGTACGACTCGGTCGAGCTGACCCGGCTCAGCCCGGAGAACACGTACGAGGTGTTCCGGCGCCGGGTGTTCGGCCGCGGCGACTGCCCCGGCCGGTACAAGTCGCGGTACTACCAGGACGTGTTCCGGATCACCCGCGGCCTGCCGCTGTCGGTCGTCATCCTCGCCGGCGTCCTGCGGTCGAAGGAGCTGCCGGCGGAGTGGGACGAGGTGATGGCGCAGCTTGCCCCGGCGCGGGAGCAGCAGCacaagggcggcggcgccggcagccaCAACGGCCGGCGGATCATGTCGCTGGCCTTCGACGATCTGCCGCACCACCTCAAGTCGTGCTTCCTCTACCTGGCGGCGATGCGGGAGAGCAccccggtggaggcggcgcggctggtCCGGCTGTGGGTCGCCGAGGGGTTcgtgcggccgcggcgcgggagcaCCATGGAGGAGGTGGGGCAGGAGTACCTCAAGCAGCTCATCTCCCGGTGCATGGTGCAGCTGGTGGACAAGGACGATTTCGGCGCCGTGCAGACGGTGGTGGTGCACGACCGGCTGCACGCCTTCGCGCAGGACGAGGCGCAGGAGGCTAGCTTCGTCGAGAGCCACGACAGCACCGACGTGCTCGCGCCGGCCACCGTGCGCCGCCTCGCAGTCCTCGGCTCCACCACCAACCGGTACGTCCAGCTCAGCAACGCGCTACCCAAGCTGCGCTCCATCATCTGCGACTTCGTGGAGGGCCGCAACAGGTCCGGCGGCAAGTGCATCCAGGGCAGCGACCTGGGTTTCCTCCATGCCTCCAAGTTCCTCCGCGTCATTGACATCCAGGGGCTCGAGCTCAAGAAGCTCCCCAACGAGATCGGCTCCATGATCCACATCAG ATACCTGGGTCTCCAATGCGGCGACCTGGAGAAGCTCCCGACCACCATAGGCAACCTTGTCAACCTGCAGTCGCTCAtcctcggcggccgccgcgtcctGGAGGTGACCGCCGCGTTCTGGAGGATCCCCACGCTGCGGCACGTCGTGGCGCCGTTGGCGCTGCCGAGCAGGGCCCTGGGCGACCTGCACAGCCTCCAGACGCTCCACGGCGTGCGGCCCTGCCGCTGGTACGGCGGCGACAACCCGCTGGCGAAGGCCGCCAACCTCCGCTCCCTGGAGCTCATCGAGCTGACCGCCGAGCACGCCGGCGCGCTCGAGGCCGCGCTCGAGAGCCTCGACCTCCTGGCGCACCTAGTGCTGCGCGGCGACTCGCTGCCGGCGAGCGTGTTCGCCGTCCCGAGCCTCCGCCGGCTGCAGAGCCTGAAGCTGTTAGGCCCCGTGGACTCGCCGGAGGGGCCCGACGGCGCGGAGGACGCCCGGTACATCCGGCCGAACCTGACCCGGCTCTCGATGTGGGGCACCATGGTCAAGCAGAGGTTCGTGGACATGCTGGCGGAGCTGCCGAGCCTGGCCGAGCTGACGCTGATGAATGACGCCTACGACGGCGACCGGCTGGCGTTCGGGGAGGCCGGGTTCCGGAGCCTGCACGAGCTCAAGCTCGGCCTGCCGAAGCTGGAGGAGTGGGCGGTCGGCGCGGGCTCCATGCCGGGGCTCGCGACCCTGACGCTGTACCGGTGCGCCAAGATGCAGATGCTTCCGGAGGCGCTCGCCGGGATGAcggagctggaggaggtggtgctgtACAGCATGCTCGACATTGTGGGCAGGATCAAGGAAGGCGAAGGGCAGGATCACCACAAGGTCAAGCACGTCCCCGTCATCCAGACTATCTACTGA